From the genome of Segatella hominis, one region includes:
- a CDS encoding metallophosphoesterase — MIYRILIPIILGIVLPYLWIFKTEFQKVTGRKRFLLWIPAMIVLGYSVYLAFLPNFVPKNPLLVDIWFALMAVCAVPEFVFAFCSSLGWCCKRYFHLEKNWGRTVGLVLAIVAFVTFVYGFTLGFRKLEVKQVTIYLSDLPKNFDGYRIVLFSDFHLGSFYGWRSDIPQRDIDSIQAQHPDMICFTGDLQNAHPSELVPYYQVLRSLKAKDGVYSILGNHDYSYYVDADPDEQVEIEKRVQDFERSLGWQLLNNEHRVVYRGQDSIYIAGTENYDKPKRTSVAKSLASIKPGNFILMLQHIPTQWKDMVPSKINEVYGSKDTVLMAPQLTFSGHTHAGQVEVLGIRPTMFASYDYGLYEREGCQLFTTAGLGGVIPIRIGATAEIVVVTLKRK, encoded by the coding sequence ATGATATATAGAATACTTATACCCATTATATTGGGTATTGTGTTGCCTTATTTATGGATATTCAAGACTGAATTCCAGAAGGTAACTGGTAGAAAAAGGTTTCTGTTGTGGATTCCTGCTATGATAGTTTTGGGATATAGTGTATATTTGGCTTTTCTGCCGAACTTTGTACCGAAAAATCCCTTGCTGGTTGATATCTGGTTCGCTCTGATGGCGGTCTGTGCTGTGCCGGAGTTTGTCTTTGCTTTCTGCAGTTCCTTAGGATGGTGCTGCAAAAGATATTTTCATTTAGAGAAGAATTGGGGACGAACGGTTGGACTCGTTTTGGCTATTGTGGCTTTCGTGACGTTTGTCTATGGATTTACTTTAGGCTTCCGTAAACTGGAAGTGAAACAAGTCACCATATATCTGTCTGATTTGCCAAAGAACTTCGATGGGTATAGAATTGTCCTGTTTAGTGATTTCCATCTCGGTTCCTTTTATGGTTGGAGGTCGGATATTCCCCAGCGGGATATTGACAGCATTCAGGCACAGCATCCTGACATGATTTGCTTTACGGGTGATTTGCAAAATGCACATCCTTCAGAATTAGTACCTTATTATCAGGTGCTTCGTTCGTTGAAAGCAAAGGATGGAGTTTATAGTATCTTGGGCAATCACGATTATAGTTATTATGTTGATGCAGATCCTGATGAACAGGTTGAAATAGAGAAAAGGGTACAGGATTTTGAGCGAAGTTTAGGATGGCAACTGCTGAATAATGAACATCGGGTGGTGTATAGAGGACAGGATTCCATCTATATAGCTGGAACGGAAAATTATGATAAACCGAAGCGGACAAGTGTGGCGAAATCACTTGCATCCATCAAACCGGGAAATTTTATCTTGATGCTCCAGCATATACCAACGCAGTGGAAAGATATGGTTCCTTCCAAAATTAATGAGGTGTATGGATCTAAAGATACGGTTTTAATGGCACCGCAATTGACATTCAGCGGTCATACTCATGCAGGACAAGTTGAGGTCTTGGGCATCCGGCCAACCATGTTTGCCAGTTATGACTATGGTTTGTATGAGCGTGAAGGTTGCCAGCTCTTTACGACTGCCGGATTGGGTGGCGTGATTCCTATCCGTATAGGAGCTACCGCCGAGATTGTAGTTGTCACATTAAAAAGAAAATAA
- a CDS encoding FtsB family cell division protein, translated as MSKQLGVIWGYLSHYKYLIVIVVGVLVVGAIDDNSIYQHVKYQIQINNLRSEIKKYTARYQADTKLLREMRVDPKAYQKIARENYFMKADDEDIFVLSTDLPNNNNEEDLENETVE; from the coding sequence ATGAGTAAACAATTAGGTGTAATATGGGGCTATCTCTCTCATTATAAGTATCTTATAGTGATTGTTGTGGGCGTTTTGGTAGTAGGTGCAATTGATGACAATAGCATCTACCAGCATGTGAAATACCAGATTCAGATCAATAATTTGCGTTCTGAGATAAAAAAATATACTGCGCGTTATCAGGCAGACACCAAACTGCTGAGGGAAATGCGCGTGGATCCGAAGGCTTATCAGAAAATAGCCAGAGAAAACTATTTCATGAAGGCAGACGATGAGGATATCTTCGTCTTGAGCACCGATTTGCCTAATAATAATAACGAAGAAGATTTAGAAAATGAAACAGTTGAGTAA
- the asnA gene encoding aspartate--ammonia ligase, producing MSNVIKPVGYKALLDMRQTEMGIKLIKEFFQANLSTELRLRRVTAPLFVLKGLGINDDLNGVERPVTFPIKDLGDAKAEVVHSLAKWKRLTLAEYKIEPGYGVYTDMNAIRADEELDNLHSLYVDQWDWEAVIEKKDRNLAFLEGVVRRIYAAIRRTEYLTCEHYPQLKPFLPEQIHFVHAQDLLDMYPDKTPKEREDAICKKYGAVFVEGIGGKLSDGKKHDGRAPDYDDWSTIAENGKMGLNGDILIWYPVLERSFELSSMGIRVDKESLLRQLKIEGKEDREKLYFHQQLLNDKLPLSIGGGIGQSRLCMVLLHKAHIGEIQASIWPDEMRKECEENGMTLI from the coding sequence ATGAGTAATGTAATAAAACCAGTAGGCTATAAGGCACTTCTTGATATGCGCCAAACCGAAATGGGAATCAAACTGATTAAGGAGTTCTTTCAGGCAAATCTTTCCACAGAACTTCGTTTGCGTCGTGTGACTGCTCCTCTTTTCGTATTGAAAGGTTTGGGTATTAATGATGATCTCAATGGAGTGGAACGTCCTGTAACTTTCCCTATCAAAGATTTGGGAGATGCTAAAGCAGAAGTGGTTCATTCTCTGGCAAAATGGAAGAGATTGACATTGGCTGAATATAAAATAGAACCTGGATATGGTGTCTATACCGATATGAATGCTATTCGTGCTGACGAAGAACTCGATAATCTCCACTCTCTGTATGTTGACCAGTGGGATTGGGAGGCTGTGATTGAAAAGAAAGATCGCAACTTGGCATTCTTGGAAGGCGTGGTGCGTCGCATTTATGCTGCTATCCGCCGTACTGAATATCTCACCTGTGAGCATTATCCACAGTTGAAGCCTTTCTTGCCAGAACAGATTCATTTTGTTCATGCGCAAGATTTGCTTGATATGTATCCTGATAAGACTCCTAAAGAGCGAGAGGATGCTATCTGCAAGAAATATGGCGCAGTATTCGTAGAGGGTATTGGTGGTAAGTTGAGTGATGGTAAGAAGCATGATGGACGTGCTCCTGACTATGACGATTGGAGTACTATTGCCGAGAATGGAAAGATGGGGCTTAATGGTGATATTCTGATCTGGTATCCGGTTCTGGAGCGTAGTTTTGAATTGAGTTCCATGGGTATTCGTGTGGATAAGGAAAGCTTGCTTCGCCAGTTAAAGATAGAAGGTAAGGAAGATCGCGAGAAACTCTATTTCCACCAGCAACTCTTAAATGATAAGTTGCCTTTGAGTATCGGTGGTGGTATAGGACAAAGCCGTCTCTGCATGGTCTTGCTTCATAAGGCGCATATTGGTGAAATACAGGCAAGTATCTGGCCTGATGAAATGCGCAAGGAATGTGAGGAAAATGGTATGACTTTGATTTAA
- a CDS encoding vitamin B12 dependent-methionine synthase activation domain-containing protein, translating to MRKVLTYDIADIVPYINWLYFFHAWGLSGKPAGEKEKMKQEALLMLKSWYGKYHTHALFRLMKACSDGDDIVLIDDLNDQINGQTIRSEVRIPMLRQQKVSADGQPNLCLSDFLRPIYMEKTDCLGIFCATVDAEIVELYRHDDYQSMLAQTLSDRLAEATAERMHQEVRTTFWGYAADEKLTMAQLLREDYQGIRPAVGYPSMPDTSINFILDEILGMKEIGIRLTESGMMTPHASVSGLMFSHPKAHYFELGKIGEDQLRDYANRRGIPVELMRRFLQSSLMKK from the coding sequence TTGAGAAAGGTTTTGACATACGATATTGCGGATATAGTACCGTATATCAATTGGCTCTATTTCTTTCATGCTTGGGGACTGAGTGGTAAGCCTGCAGGCGAAAAAGAAAAAATGAAACAGGAGGCGCTTCTGATGTTGAAGTCTTGGTATGGTAAATATCATACTCATGCTTTGTTTCGATTGATGAAAGCCTGTAGTGATGGGGATGATATCGTCTTAATCGATGATTTGAATGATCAAATCAACGGTCAGACTATTCGCTCGGAGGTTCGTATTCCCATGCTCCGTCAGCAAAAGGTTTCTGCGGATGGGCAACCTAATTTGTGTCTGTCAGATTTCTTGCGCCCCATCTATATGGAAAAGACGGATTGCTTGGGTATCTTTTGTGCTACGGTTGATGCGGAAATTGTGGAGTTGTATCGTCATGATGATTATCAGTCGATGTTGGCACAAACGCTTAGTGACCGGTTGGCAGAAGCCACAGCTGAGCGTATGCATCAGGAAGTTAGAACTACTTTTTGGGGATATGCTGCAGATGAAAAGTTGACGATGGCGCAGCTTCTTCGAGAGGACTATCAGGGTATTCGCCCTGCAGTGGGCTATCCTTCTATGCCGGATACCAGTATCAATTTTATCCTGGATGAAATTCTTGGGATGAAAGAGATTGGTATCAGACTTACTGAAAGTGGTATGATGACGCCCCATGCCAGTGTGTCGGGGTTGATGTTTTCTCATCCCAAGGCACATTATTTTGAACTGGGAAAGATAGGGGAGGATCAGTTGAGAGATTATGCAAATAGACGTGGTATTCCAGTGGAACTCATGCGGCGATTCTTGCAATCAAGTTTGATGAAAAAATGA
- a CDS encoding polyprenol monophosphomannose synthase, which translates to MKSDSIVIIPTYNEKENIEKIIRAVFGLEKQFDILVIDDGSPDGTAAIVKNLMAGEFKDRLYLLERSGKLGLGTAYITGFKWALQQGYDFIFEMDADFSHDPNDLPRLYAATHDEGYDVAVGSRYVSGVNVVNWPIGRVLMSYFASKYVRLVTGFKVHDTTAGFVCYRRKVLETIELDKIRFKGYAFQIEMKFTSHKIGFKIKEVPVIFVNRREGVSKMNGGIFGEAFFGVMRLRLDGWFKKYPKKN; encoded by the coding sequence ATGAAGAGCGATAGCATAGTAATCATTCCTACTTATAATGAGAAGGAAAACATAGAGAAGATCATTCGGGCTGTCTTCGGGCTCGAAAAGCAATTTGATATTCTTGTGATTGACGATGGAAGTCCTGATGGTACGGCTGCTATTGTCAAGAATCTGATGGCGGGTGAGTTTAAGGACCGTCTTTACCTCTTGGAGCGTTCCGGTAAATTAGGCTTAGGTACTGCTTATATCACAGGTTTTAAGTGGGCGCTCCAACAGGGATATGATTTTATCTTTGAAATGGATGCTGACTTTAGTCATGATCCTAATGATTTGCCACGTCTTTATGCTGCTACTCATGATGAAGGGTATGATGTTGCAGTAGGTTCTCGCTATGTTTCGGGCGTCAATGTGGTTAATTGGCCAATCGGTCGTGTCCTTATGAGTTATTTTGCGTCCAAGTATGTTCGTCTGGTTACTGGATTCAAGGTGCATGATACAACGGCAGGATTCGTTTGCTATCGTCGCAAGGTGTTGGAAACCATCGAATTGGATAAAATTCGTTTCAAAGGATATGCTTTCCAAATCGAGATGAAGTTCACTTCTCATAAGATAGGATTTAAAATCAAAGAGGTACCTGTTATCTTCGTCAACCGTCGCGAGGGTGTGAGCAAGATGAATGGAGGTATCTTTGGAGAGGCTTTCTTTGGTGTAATGCGTCTTCGCTTGGATGGATGGTTTAAGAAGTATCCTAAGAAAAACTAA
- a CDS encoding lysophospholipid acyltransferase family protein — MKYLYRLYQLLVCLPILVLASIITSITTVVGCMLGNGHFWGYYPGKIWSQLWIRILLLPVKVEGRENLEKKQSYVFVANHQGAFDIFLIYGFLGRNFKWMMKKGLRKIPLVGVACEYAHHIFVDKSGPSKIRASYDKAREELKEGMSLVVFPEGARTFTGHMGVFRRGAFMLADELQLPVCPLTINGSFQVKPRMKDIFWVFWHPLKLTIHKPIAPIGRGADNIKHQMTESYEAIMNGLDKEYQGFVENPDQ; from the coding sequence ATGAAATATTTATATCGTTTATACCAATTATTGGTGTGCTTGCCTATCTTGGTATTGGCAAGTATTATTACGAGTATTACAACAGTTGTGGGGTGTATGTTAGGTAATGGGCATTTCTGGGGATATTATCCTGGTAAGATCTGGTCACAGTTGTGGATACGTATTCTCCTGTTGCCTGTAAAGGTAGAAGGACGTGAAAATTTGGAGAAAAAGCAGAGCTACGTTTTTGTAGCCAATCATCAGGGAGCCTTTGATATTTTCCTGATATATGGTTTTTTGGGACGTAATTTCAAGTGGATGATGAAGAAAGGTCTTCGTAAGATTCCTTTGGTAGGAGTGGCTTGCGAGTATGCTCATCATATCTTCGTAGATAAAAGCGGACCTTCCAAAATCCGTGCTTCCTATGACAAGGCTCGTGAAGAACTCAAGGAGGGAATGTCGCTGGTGGTGTTCCCTGAAGGTGCCAGAACTTTTACCGGTCATATGGGTGTTTTCCGTCGAGGTGCTTTTATGTTGGCAGACGAACTGCAGTTGCCTGTTTGTCCTCTTACCATCAATGGCAGTTTCCAGGTGAAGCCGCGTATGAAAGATATTTTTTGGGTGTTTTGGCATCCGTTGAAGTTGACTATACATAAGCCAATAGCTCCTATAGGCAGAGGTGCTGACAATATTAAGCATCAGATGACGGAGAGTTATGAGGCAATTATGAATGGTTTAGACAAGGAATATCAGGGTTTTGTAGAAAATCCTGACCAATAA
- a CDS encoding transposase, whose amino-acid sequence MSKYTKIISDLRSFFAKNDDNRAIKCIMGVMEHINIRSSQIGVEKKENCKFTTLQVLNLLMLFPFFVVKNASRYSNSSLSKLFNCDKDMFYRFMNDGNVKWRKLLYAMNLQLIKKISSSTTVHHDKPVCLIIDDTDAPKTGMTTELIGRIWSHVHQKSILGYKCLTMMLSDGVSQLFLDFSLHGEEGKDKQKVQGLTAKQRKARYTEDHEGQAVKDRVDEYLMKKTDKAIDMVKYAIKRGVRFDYLLVDSWFTNTKLVRFISSRHIKCHLLGMIKLGKTNYATKHGKMNAKQIIKHLQKEKACKHNKILRCTYCTMDVKLDGVPVRLFFCKRGRKGNWNGLLTTDLSLSFLEAYRIYARRWATEVAYKDCKTLLNFGKCQSVHFAAQIASFTLTMMQYNILCTVKRFEAYETIGGLFTEVTNDTLELSVTDKIWAIILDFVLEAAERYSIDATELLADFIESNPVAHTLRNMYIYKQAS is encoded by the coding sequence GTGAGCAAATATACAAAAATTATTTCAGATCTGCGAAGCTTTTTCGCAAAAAATGACGATAATCGTGCAATTAAGTGCATTATGGGTGTGATGGAACATATAAATATACGCTCCAGCCAGATTGGAGTAGAGAAGAAAGAGAACTGCAAGTTCACCACTTTGCAGGTACTCAACCTCCTCATGCTCTTCCCGTTCTTCGTAGTCAAGAATGCGAGTCGATACTCCAACTCGTCCTTGAGTAAATTGTTCAATTGTGATAAAGACATGTTCTATCGTTTTATGAATGATGGCAACGTCAAGTGGCGCAAGTTACTATATGCAATGAATCTTCAGCTGATAAAGAAGATATCAAGCAGCACAACTGTTCATCATGACAAGCCGGTTTGTTTGATTATTGATGATACTGATGCACCTAAGACTGGTATGACGACCGAACTCATAGGAAGAATCTGGTCTCATGTTCATCAAAAGAGCATCCTTGGTTATAAGTGTCTGACCATGATGTTGTCCGATGGCGTTAGCCAGCTCTTTCTCGATTTTTCTCTTCATGGTGAGGAGGGAAAGGACAAGCAAAAGGTTCAGGGACTTACTGCTAAGCAACGCAAAGCTCGCTATACCGAGGACCACGAAGGGCAAGCGGTAAAAGATCGTGTGGATGAATATCTGATGAAGAAGACAGACAAGGCCATAGATATGGTCAAGTATGCCATCAAGCGAGGTGTTCGCTTTGATTACTTGCTCGTAGATAGCTGGTTTACAAACACTAAGCTTGTGCGTTTCATTTCCAGCAGACATATCAAGTGTCACCTGTTGGGCATGATTAAACTGGGCAAAACCAACTATGCAACGAAGCATGGCAAGATGAATGCCAAGCAAATCATCAAGCACCTGCAAAAGGAGAAGGCATGCAAACACAACAAAATACTTCGCTGTACCTATTGTACAATGGACGTTAAGTTGGATGGTGTGCCAGTCCGTTTGTTCTTTTGCAAACGAGGACGCAAGGGAAACTGGAATGGGTTGTTGACCACAGACCTTTCTCTTAGCTTCCTTGAAGCGTATCGTATTTATGCCAGACGATGGGCTACCGAAGTTGCATACAAGGATTGCAAGACCTTGCTGAACTTTGGTAAATGCCAGTCTGTACATTTTGCCGCTCAAATTGCTAGCTTCACTTTGACAATGATGCAGTATAACATCTTGTGTACAGTGAAGAGATTTGAAGCGTATGAAACCATCGGTGGTCTCTTTACAGAGGTTACCAATGACACTCTCGAGTTGTCCGTAACGGACAAGATATGGGCTATCATTTTGGACTTCGTTCTGGAAGCAGCAGAGCGTTACTCTATAGATGCTACAGAGTTGCTGGCAGATTTCATCGAAAGTAATCCTGTTGCCCATACGCTACGTAATATGTATATTTATAAACAAGCAAGTTGA
- a CDS encoding dihydroorotase gives MRTLIKNGTIVNEGRSFLGDLVVNGEQIEKIYEGKAPRGIYDQVIDASGCFVLPGVIDDHVHFREPGLTRKADIESESRAAAFGGVTSYFEMPNTNPQTTTLEALEDKFALGAQKSHVNYSFFFGATNDNVDSFDRLDVHRIPGIKLFMGSSTGNMLVDKYESLQQIFVKAKNLGLPVMTHCEDTDIINRNMAAYQKKYGEDPDVKFHPEIRSVEACYESSSLAVKLAKESGAHLHIAHVTTARELEFFGKDENITGEAVIAHLYFSDEDYADKKAFIKCNPAIKTVKDRQALREALADGRISVVGTDHAPHEWKDKQGGCAKAASGMPMVQFSLVSMLELVDEGVLSIERMVEVMSHHPAKLFQVDKRGFLRPGYQADIVIVRPHTAWTVQKEIIQSKCGWSPMEGHEYQWQVEQTICNGHLIYNKGEFDEAYRGEELTFRKS, from the coding sequence ATGAGAACATTAATAAAAAACGGAACTATTGTCAATGAAGGACGCTCTTTCTTGGGCGACCTTGTTGTCAATGGTGAACAAATTGAAAAAATATATGAAGGTAAGGCACCTCGTGGAATCTATGATCAAGTCATTGATGCCTCGGGGTGTTTTGTTTTGCCTGGTGTGATAGATGATCATGTGCATTTCCGTGAACCGGGTTTGACACGTAAGGCTGATATTGAGAGCGAGAGTAGAGCTGCCGCCTTTGGTGGTGTGACTTCTTACTTCGAAATGCCTAATACCAATCCTCAAACTACGACTTTGGAGGCTTTGGAGGATAAGTTTGCATTAGGTGCTCAGAAAAGTCATGTTAACTATAGTTTCTTTTTTGGTGCAACCAATGATAATGTAGATTCATTTGATAGATTGGATGTTCATCGTATTCCGGGTATTAAACTCTTTATGGGTTCCAGCACGGGCAATATGCTGGTGGATAAGTATGAGTCTTTGCAACAGATATTTGTTAAAGCCAAGAATTTGGGACTGCCTGTGATGACTCATTGCGAGGATACTGACATCATCAATCGCAATATGGCTGCCTATCAGAAAAAATATGGTGAAGATCCTGATGTGAAATTCCATCCGGAAATCCGTAGTGTAGAGGCTTGTTACGAAAGTAGTAGTCTGGCTGTTAAATTGGCAAAGGAGTCTGGGGCTCATCTGCATATTGCGCATGTGACTACCGCTCGTGAACTTGAATTCTTCGGAAAAGATGAGAATATTACGGGTGAAGCTGTCATTGCGCATCTTTATTTCTCGGATGAGGATTATGCAGACAAGAAAGCTTTCATCAAATGTAATCCTGCTATTAAGACAGTGAAAGATAGGCAGGCATTACGTGAGGCTTTGGCTGATGGGCGAATTTCGGTTGTTGGCACTGATCATGCTCCTCATGAATGGAAAGACAAGCAGGGCGGTTGTGCCAAGGCTGCTTCGGGTATGCCGATGGTGCAATTCTCGTTGGTAAGTATGTTGGAATTGGTGGACGAAGGTGTTCTTTCTATTGAAAGAATGGTAGAGGTGATGTCTCATCATCCTGCCAAACTCTTTCAAGTGGACAAACGTGGCTTTTTGCGCCCGGGCTATCAGGCCGATATTGTTATTGTTCGCCCTCATACTGCTTGGACTGTTCAGAAAGAAATCATCCAAAGTAAATGCGGGTGGAGTCCTATGGAAGGACATGAATACCAATGGCAAGTGGAGCAAACGATCTGTAATGGACACCTTATATATAATAAGGGAGAGTTTGACGAGGCTTATCGTGGCGAAGAACTTACTTTTAGAAAATCATAA
- a CDS encoding DUF4369 domain-containing protein → MNKILYAFITLLAMTSCANSYNIQGTSNVSTLDGRMLYLKILKNNDFKNIDSCDVVHGQFHFDGNLDSVRMANIFMDDEAVLPLVLESGDINVKLDDAQQIVSGTPLNDKLFKFFKKYQQLQNQQMELVHKHDQAIMNGSDMEMVTRKLNEEAIRLADQEDKLVTSFVTENFDNVLGPGVFFMVTMRNQYPMLSPWIEDIMSKATEHFKNDPYVKDYYQKAQENEQIMNGTRDAGQDASAMQAPQVDPNAAPAPTANDLAKPTIPENQAAEGNGFGN, encoded by the coding sequence ATGAATAAGATACTTTATGCATTTATCACCTTGTTGGCAATGACATCGTGTGCCAATAGCTACAATATCCAAGGTACGTCTAATGTGAGTACATTGGATGGAAGGATGCTATACCTGAAAATCCTGAAAAACAATGATTTTAAAAATATTGATTCCTGTGATGTTGTGCATGGTCAATTCCATTTTGACGGAAATTTGGATTCTGTGAGAATGGCTAATATTTTCATGGATGATGAGGCTGTCCTCCCATTGGTGCTGGAGAGCGGTGACATTAATGTGAAATTAGATGATGCTCAACAGATAGTTAGCGGCACTCCTTTGAATGATAAACTGTTTAAGTTCTTCAAGAAATACCAGCAGTTGCAGAACCAGCAGATGGAATTGGTGCATAAGCATGACCAGGCTATCATGAATGGTAGTGATATGGAGATGGTAACAAGAAAACTGAATGAGGAAGCTATTCGGTTGGCTGATCAGGAAGATAAACTGGTCACTTCTTTCGTGACCGAGAATTTTGATAATGTCTTGGGCCCTGGAGTATTCTTCATGGTTACCATGAGAAATCAATACCCGATGCTTTCTCCTTGGATTGAGGATATCATGAGTAAGGCTACTGAGCATTTCAAGAATGATCCATACGTGAAGGATTATTATCAGAAGGCTCAGGAAAATGAGCAGATTATGAATGGTACAAGAGATGCAGGACAGGATGCTTCTGCAATGCAAGCACCTCAAGTGGATCCGAATGCAGCTCCTGCTCCAACTGCTAATGATCTGGCTAAACCTACTATTCCGGAGAATCAGGCTGCGGAAGGTAATGGCTTCGGTAATTAA
- a CDS encoding DNA polymerase III subunit gamma/tau, protein MEEYIVSARKYRPMTFDTVVGQSALTTTLKNAVKSGKLAHAYLFCGPRGVGKTTCARIFAKAINCEHPREDGEACNECESCTAFNEQRSFNIFELDAASNNGVEQIKALMEQTRIPPQIGKYKVFIIDEVHMLSSAAFNAFLKTLEEPPSHVIFILATTEKHKILPTILSRCQIYDFERMTVPNTIKHLAMVAEKEGIKYEEQALAVIAEKADGGMRDALSIFDQAASFCQGDITYKKVIEDLNVLDSDNYFNLVDLALSNKVSEMMVLLNNILNKGFDGGILVQGLAQHVRNVMMAKDPQTLPLLETSEEQKAKFQAQAQKAPTPFLYKALKIMNDCDVQYRQSSNKRLLVELTLIQVGQITQPEDQDVPSAGRTPHRLKSLFQKLIAPLKPASQGAGKEQVDSKKIEAVPAVGHSIAQKSETNETASAKDTSTTSNKPKGSIKLGSIGMTFKNLKKHKEEDKNNYSAISDTTETASIAEDKKQPFDNELLYGQWMSMCMRMQGINELYGLSQRLKMLTPKITDYPSVEIVIDNPILLDQIGKIKNRIRSTLVLGLNNDDIIINYRVAKQEEIGKIRNKREIFDDMKKKNPALDKLVQEFKLVMA, encoded by the coding sequence ATGGAAGAATATATTGTTTCTGCAAGAAAGTACCGTCCGATGACCTTCGATACGGTGGTTGGACAGAGTGCTTTGACAACAACTTTAAAGAATGCGGTGAAGAGTGGAAAGCTCGCTCACGCATACCTTTTTTGCGGTCCTCGTGGTGTCGGAAAGACTACCTGTGCCCGTATTTTTGCCAAGGCTATCAATTGCGAGCATCCCCGTGAAGACGGAGAAGCCTGCAATGAGTGCGAAAGTTGCACAGCTTTCAACGAGCAGCGCTCATTCAACATCTTTGAGCTTGATGCCGCCAGCAATAATGGTGTAGAGCAAATCAAGGCTCTCATGGAGCAAACCCGCATCCCGCCACAGATTGGCAAGTACAAAGTGTTTATCATCGATGAGGTACACATGCTGAGTTCTGCTGCCTTCAATGCATTCCTCAAGACATTGGAGGAGCCACCATCGCATGTCATCTTTATCCTGGCGACCACGGAGAAGCACAAGATTCTGCCTACCATTCTCAGTAGATGTCAGATTTACGATTTCGAGCGAATGACTGTTCCTAACACGATTAAGCATCTGGCTATGGTAGCAGAAAAAGAAGGAATCAAATATGAGGAACAGGCTTTGGCTGTCATCGCTGAAAAAGCCGATGGCGGTATGCGCGATGCACTCTCTATCTTTGACCAGGCTGCCAGTTTCTGTCAGGGCGACATCACTTATAAAAAGGTAATCGAGGACCTGAACGTTCTGGATAGCGACAACTATTTCAACTTGGTTGACCTCGCTCTCTCCAACAAAGTGAGCGAGATGATGGTGCTGCTGAACAATATTCTCAACAAAGGTTTCGACGGAGGCATTCTTGTCCAAGGTCTTGCCCAACATGTGCGTAATGTCATGATGGCAAAAGATCCCCAGACTCTGCCACTCTTGGAAACCAGTGAAGAGCAAAAGGCCAAATTCCAGGCACAGGCTCAGAAAGCCCCTACACCTTTCTTATATAAGGCACTAAAAATCATGAACGACTGCGATGTTCAATACCGCCAAAGTTCAAACAAGCGCCTGCTGGTAGAACTGACCCTCATCCAAGTAGGTCAGATAACTCAACCAGAAGATCAAGATGTGCCAAGTGCGGGGCGTACGCCCCATAGATTAAAATCCCTGTTTCAGAAATTGATTGCTCCCCTTAAACCTGCTTCACAGGGTGCAGGTAAAGAGCAAGTTGACAGCAAGAAGATTGAAGCCGTTCCTGCTGTCGGGCATTCTATTGCCCAAAAATCCGAGACTAATGAAACTGCCTCAGCGAAAGATACTTCTACAACAAGCAACAAACCTAAGGGAAGTATCAAACTTGGCAGTATCGGCATGACGTTCAAGAATCTTAAGAAACACAAAGAAGAAGATAAAAACAATTATTCTGCCATCAGCGACACAACAGAAACTGCGTCAATAGCCGAAGATAAAAAGCAACCTTTCGATAATGAGCTTTTATACGGTCAATGGATGAGTATGTGTATGAGAATGCAAGGTATCAACGAACTGTATGGTTTGTCACAACGCCTAAAAATGCTGACTCCCAAAATCACAGATTATCCTTCGGTGGAAATCGTCATTGATAATCCGATACTTCTTGATCAAATCGGAAAAATCAAAAACCGCATCAGAAGTACACTTGTATTAGGATTGAACAATGACGACATCATTATCAATTACCGTGTAGCCAAGCAAGAAGAAATCGGAAAGATACGTAATAAACGGGAAATCTTCGATGATATGAAAAAGAAAAATCCTGCACTTGACAAATTGGTACAGGAATTCAAATTAGTCATGGCATAA